A part of Haemorhous mexicanus isolate bHaeMex1 chromosome 25, bHaeMex1.pri, whole genome shotgun sequence genomic DNA contains:
- the CLPS gene encoding colipase: MAKVVPACLLLALLLLAPALLAQEERGLIMNLDTGELCLQSVQCKSGCCHHDHLLGLTRCAPKAAEFQECSPKTVYGVYFKCPCESGLKCDADKSIVGSITNTNYGVCKDPRE, translated from the exons ATGGCCAAAGTggtgcctgcctgcctgctcctggccctgctgctcctggccccagccctgctggcccaggaggAACGAGGGCTCATCATGAACTTG GACACCggggagctgtgcctgcagagtgTCCAGTGCAAGAGTGGCTGCTGCCACCACGACCACCTCCTCGGCCTGACCCGATGCGCCCCGAAGGCAGCTGAGTTCCAGGAGTGCTCCCCAAAG ACCGTCTATGGGGTCTACTTCAAGTGTCCCTGTGAGAGCGGCCTGAAGTGTGACGCCGATAAAAGCATCGTGGGCTCCATCACCAACACCAACTATGGGGTCTGCAAGGACCCCCGGGAGTGA